A window of Actinomadura rubteroloni contains these coding sequences:
- a CDS encoding DUF4267 domain-containing protein: MTVTAPTLHPGSRAMIIVHRAFRRETRVLGELIAAVAPGDVRRARVLADFLDQYRAGLHVHHTGEDELFWPPLLARVDLDADIVLRMEEQHRHVAATLEEVAARTAAWRDGASAAARDALVTALARHRAALVEHLDDEERHLLPLAERHLTDEEWASTGEHFIEHTPKLQALLFLGLVLEDADDDERALMLGGMPAPARFLWKAIGRRRYANHVRRIRHDDAPSRLGTALAVVLGGFITYIGLAYLVAPGANAPSFGLPAWPHGDAAAFLTVKGVRDLASGLITFTLLARREHRALGWTFLAMAAVPLGDMLTVLGNHGSTGAALGIHGLTALAVAATGALLVRSTRRR; encoded by the coding sequence ATGACCGTCACCGCACCGACCCTGCACCCCGGCAGCCGCGCCATGATCATCGTCCACCGGGCGTTCCGCCGCGAGACCCGCGTCCTCGGCGAGCTGATCGCCGCCGTCGCGCCGGGCGACGTCCGCCGCGCACGCGTGCTCGCCGACTTCCTCGACCAGTACCGGGCGGGCCTGCACGTCCACCACACGGGCGAGGACGAGCTGTTCTGGCCGCCGCTGCTCGCCCGCGTGGACCTGGACGCCGACATCGTCCTGCGCATGGAGGAGCAGCACCGGCACGTCGCCGCGACGCTGGAGGAGGTCGCCGCGCGCACCGCCGCCTGGCGCGACGGCGCGTCCGCCGCCGCCCGGGACGCCCTGGTCACCGCCCTCGCCCGCCACCGCGCCGCTCTCGTGGAGCACCTGGACGACGAGGAGCGCCACCTCCTCCCGCTCGCCGAACGCCACCTCACCGACGAGGAGTGGGCGTCGACGGGCGAGCACTTCATCGAGCACACGCCGAAGCTCCAGGCACTGCTGTTCCTCGGCCTGGTCCTGGAGGACGCCGACGACGACGAACGCGCCCTCATGCTCGGCGGAATGCCCGCCCCCGCCCGGTTCCTGTGGAAGGCGATCGGACGCCGCCGGTACGCGAACCACGTCCGGCGCATCCGCCACGACGACGCGCCGTCCCGCCTCGGCACCGCGCTCGCCGTCGTCCTCGGCGGGTTCATCACCTACATCGGCCTCGCCTACCTGGTCGCGCCGGGCGCGAACGCGCCGTCGTTCGGGCTCCCCGCCTGGCCGCACGGCGACGCGGCGGCGTTCCTGACGGTGAAGGGCGTCCGCGACCTCGCGTCCGGGCTCATCACGTTCACGCTGCTGGCCCGCCGCGAGCACCGCGCGCTCGGCTGGACGTTCCTGGCGATGGCGGCCGTCCCGCTCGGCGACATGCTCACCGTCCTCGGCAACCACGGATCGACGGGCGCCGCGCTCGGCATCCACGGGCTGACGGCGCTGGCCGTCGCGGCGACGGGCGCGCTGCTCGTCCGCTCCACCCGCCGCCGCTGA
- a CDS encoding TIGR03564 family F420-dependent LLM class oxidoreductase: protein MSLGVVLYPPESGNAVDGVVAHAREARDAGLRSVWWGQRFDYDGIGLAAVVGREVPDVRVGTSAVPIFERHPILVNAQAQTAQAATGGRFQLGLALGAPAIVEPAFGLKHERPALRLREFLTVLRSLADTGTVDFAGETITARAVRPVPLAGADPAPLLVAALGPHALRVAGELADGTLPFLAGPRTLGEHIVPAITAAAEAAGRPAPRVVAFLPGAVVPAAELDAARATAEEHFAFYDRIPSYQRVVALEGRERAAELVALGDEDALAAEIRRYFDAGATEVVVSQSDLAGDAARRRTFALLGELAG, encoded by the coding sequence ATGAGCCTTGGTGTCGTGCTTTATCCGCCCGAGTCCGGCAATGCCGTGGACGGCGTCGTCGCCCATGCCCGCGAGGCCCGGGACGCCGGTCTGCGCTCCGTCTGGTGGGGCCAGCGGTTCGACTACGACGGGATCGGCCTGGCCGCCGTCGTCGGCCGCGAGGTCCCGGACGTGCGCGTCGGAACGTCCGCCGTCCCGATCTTCGAGCGGCATCCGATCCTGGTGAACGCCCAGGCCCAGACCGCCCAGGCCGCGACCGGCGGACGGTTCCAGCTCGGGCTCGCGCTCGGCGCGCCCGCGATCGTGGAGCCCGCGTTCGGCCTGAAGCACGAGCGGCCGGCGCTGCGGCTGCGCGAGTTCCTGACCGTCCTGCGGTCGCTGGCCGACACCGGGACGGTCGACTTCGCGGGCGAGACGATCACCGCGCGGGCCGTCCGGCCGGTCCCGCTGGCGGGGGCGGACCCGGCGCCGCTGCTGGTCGCGGCGCTCGGCCCGCACGCGCTGCGCGTCGCCGGGGAGCTGGCCGACGGGACGCTCCCGTTCCTCGCGGGCCCGCGCACGCTCGGCGAGCACATCGTCCCGGCGATCACGGCGGCGGCGGAGGCGGCCGGACGTCCCGCGCCGCGCGTCGTCGCCTTCCTGCCGGGCGCGGTCGTCCCGGCGGCGGAGCTGGACGCCGCCCGCGCCACGGCCGAGGAGCACTTCGCGTTCTACGACCGCATCCCGTCCTACCAGCGGGTCGTCGCGCTGGAGGGACGGGAGCGGGCGGCCGAGCTGGTCGCGCTCGGCGACGAGGACGCGCTCGCCGCCGAGATCCGCCGCTACTTCGACGCGGGCGCCACCGAGGTCGTCGTGTCCCAGAGCGACCTGGCGGGCGACGCGGCCCGCCGCCGCACCTTCGCGCTGCTCGGCGAGCTGGCCGGCTGA
- a CDS encoding BTAD domain-containing putative transcriptional regulator produces the protein MVVLTVLGTFEAAVGGTPVPLGGPRQRAVLALLVAARGAVVPVDRLVDDLWRGEPPAKALASLQAYVSNLRRLLEPDRPPRAPARLLVSAPPGYALRLPDDAVDAWRFAALVRAARDAEDPRRLLDEALSLWHGPAFAEAADEPWAAPEVARLADLRSAARELRVAAALRAGDTTDAVAEAARLTEDEPLREEGWRLRALALDASGRRADALAVLRSARRVLADELGLDPGPALTHLEQAILTGTTPDPATPGNAAQGNAARSGNAHCGGAVGGGADSVESTAPATTPGGAQSGSAQSGSAQSGSAQSGSAQSGSAQSGSAQSGSAQSGSAQSGSGAPPALAAAYGGSASDRDGAYGGAVGVGVAGSGVVGRDVELGALLGAAGDARGGGLRIALVMGEAGIGKSALLGELARRLAAAGWRTATGRCPEDAGAPPAWAWAEALRQVAADVPPPGDALDPLLSDTPRPDRSDAATARFRLHRAVWAWLGAAAGDRPLAVFLDDLHWADPATLALLDGAATAPDAPLLVVGAFRADESERLTGTLAALARRSPLRLPLSGLSADAVAELVAGEGGADDATVAALAERTGGNPFYVRESVRLRNSEGALVALSEVPEGVRDVLRRRLARLPEPAVAVLRLAAVAGDDVRADVLIEAADAGEDAVLDALDAGILAGLLTEPAPGRVGFAHALVRDTMTADLSALRRGRMHARLGAALERIEPGDVPALARHFRAAGTAATADRAVRYAVRAAELAEDRYAHETAVDLLTGALDSLSDDDPAEHVALLCRLLRAQTRAGDLTAARATRDRAVALAGDRDDLLIAAFTAWTEPTPWQRRPYGTVDEQSVATLRRLLATPTPNGTPGTNFGDTTSAGRPDGTGGTSSADTAGRPGGAGRPGSADGTDNADDTGGSGGTGGTGGTDNAGRPGGAGGTNSAGGTSGTSGTGRASGTGGASGTGGASGTGGASGADVVTRARLLTAYAAELAGTGDASARAAAEEAVVLARRLGDPALRALSLTTLASEIVRPRSGLDAIASELADLGVEHDLPAVRWFGTFSLARAAALAGDPDGTSRRTAEAADLAARYAMPEATTATGTALAALDVAAGRFDAAERRYARVADEMRRQGSLHAGFELLARASLAVARGTLHELADDKDEIFAAIGPLSANMLAAALAAADRPAEARTMLAAAPPIAPDYLFTFFTTFRALAVITLNDRDEAKALYKALLPFHDSAPAGLESMSVALRPVPQTLGELARLLGRPDEAHFREARAVAERWNAPHWH, from the coding sequence ATGGTCGTGCTCACGGTGCTCGGGACGTTCGAGGCGGCGGTCGGCGGCACGCCGGTGCCGCTCGGCGGCCCGCGCCAGCGCGCCGTGCTGGCGCTGCTCGTCGCCGCGCGCGGCGCGGTCGTCCCGGTGGACCGGCTGGTGGACGACCTGTGGCGCGGCGAGCCCCCGGCCAAGGCCCTCGCGTCGCTCCAGGCGTACGTGTCGAACCTGCGGCGGTTGCTGGAACCGGACCGTCCGCCGCGCGCCCCGGCCCGCCTCCTGGTCAGCGCGCCCCCCGGCTACGCGCTGCGCCTGCCGGACGACGCCGTGGACGCCTGGCGCTTCGCCGCCCTCGTCCGCGCCGCCCGAGACGCCGAAGACCCGCGCCGCCTCCTGGACGAAGCCCTGTCGCTCTGGCACGGCCCGGCCTTCGCCGAGGCGGCCGACGAGCCGTGGGCCGCCCCGGAGGTCGCGCGCCTGGCGGACCTGCGGTCGGCGGCACGCGAACTGCGGGTCGCCGCCGCCCTGCGCGCCGGCGACACGACGGACGCCGTCGCCGAAGCCGCCCGCCTCACCGAAGACGAACCCCTGCGCGAAGAAGGCTGGCGCCTGCGCGCCCTGGCCCTGGACGCGTCCGGCCGCCGCGCCGACGCCCTCGCCGTCCTGCGCTCGGCCCGCCGCGTCCTCGCCGACGAACTGGGCCTCGACCCCGGCCCCGCCCTGACCCACCTAGAACAAGCCATCCTCACGGGCACAACCCCCGACCCGGCCACCCCCGGCAACGCCGCGCAAGGCAATGCCGCGCGCAGCGGTAACGCACACTGCGGCGGCGCCGTCGGCGGCGGCGCGGACAGCGTCGAGTCGACGGCCCCGGCCACCACGCCCGGCGGCGCGCAGAGCGGCAGCGCGCAGAGCGGCAGCGCGCAGAGCGGCAGCGCGCAGAGCGGCAGCGCGCAGAGCGGCAGCGCGCAGAGCGGCAGCGCGCAGAGCGGCAGCGCGCAGAGCGGCAGCGCGCAGAGCGGCAGCGGCGCGCCGCCTGCGCTGGCCGCCGCGTACGGCGGTAGTGCGTCTGACCGCGATGGTGCGTACGGCGGCGCCGTCGGTGTGGGCGTGGCGGGGTCGGGGGTCGTCGGGCGGGACGTCGAACTCGGTGCGCTGCTGGGCGCGGCCGGGGACGCGCGGGGCGGCGGGCTGCGGATCGCACTCGTTATGGGTGAGGCGGGCATCGGCAAGTCGGCGTTGCTCGGCGAGTTGGCGCGGCGTCTCGCGGCGGCGGGCTGGCGGACGGCGACCGGCCGCTGCCCGGAGGACGCCGGGGCGCCGCCCGCGTGGGCGTGGGCGGAGGCGTTGCGCCAGGTCGCGGCGGACGTTCCGCCGCCGGGCGACGCGCTCGACCCGCTGCTGTCCGACACGCCGCGCCCCGACCGGAGCGACGCCGCGACGGCCCGTTTCCGGCTGCACCGGGCGGTCTGGGCGTGGCTGGGCGCGGCGGCGGGTGACCGTCCGCTCGCGGTCTTCCTGGACGACCTGCACTGGGCCGATCCCGCCACGCTCGCCCTCCTGGACGGCGCCGCGACCGCGCCCGACGCGCCGCTGCTGGTGGTCGGGGCGTTCCGCGCGGACGAGTCCGAGCGCCTCACCGGGACGCTCGCCGCGCTGGCCCGGCGGTCCCCGCTGCGGCTGCCGCTGTCCGGATTGTCCGCCGACGCGGTCGCCGAACTCGTCGCCGGCGAGGGCGGCGCGGACGACGCCACCGTCGCCGCGCTCGCCGAGCGCACCGGCGGCAATCCGTTCTACGTGCGCGAGAGCGTCCGGCTGCGCAACTCCGAGGGCGCGCTCGTCGCGCTGTCGGAGGTGCCCGAGGGCGTCCGGGACGTCCTGCGGCGGCGGCTGGCACGGCTGCCGGAACCGGCGGTCGCGGTACTGCGGCTCGCGGCGGTGGCGGGCGACGACGTCCGCGCCGACGTGCTGATCGAGGCGGCGGACGCCGGGGAGGACGCGGTCCTGGACGCCCTCGACGCCGGCATCCTCGCGGGCCTGCTCACCGAGCCCGCGCCGGGACGGGTCGGGTTCGCGCACGCGCTCGTCCGCGACACGATGACCGCCGACCTCAGCGCGTTGCGGCGCGGCCGGATGCACGCGCGGCTCGGCGCGGCGCTGGAGCGGATCGAGCCGGGCGACGTCCCGGCGCTAGCCCGGCACTTCCGCGCGGCGGGGACGGCCGCGACCGCCGACCGCGCCGTCCGGTACGCGGTGCGGGCGGCGGAACTGGCGGAGGACCGGTACGCCCACGAAACAGCGGTGGACCTGCTCACCGGCGCCCTGGATTCTCTTTCCGACGACGACCCGGCCGAGCACGTCGCGCTGCTGTGCCGCCTGCTGCGCGCGCAAACCCGCGCGGGCGACCTGACGGCCGCACGCGCAACCCGAGACCGGGCCGTCGCGCTCGCCGGAGACCGCGACGACCTGCTCATCGCCGCCTTCACCGCCTGGACCGAGCCGACCCCGTGGCAGCGCCGCCCGTACGGAACGGTGGACGAACAGTCCGTCGCAACCCTGCGACGTCTGCTCGCCACGCCCACCCCGAACGGCACTCCCGGCACGAACTTCGGCGACACGACCAGCGCAGGCCGCCCGGACGGCACGGGCGGCACGAGCAGCGCGGACACCGCGGGCCGCCCGGGGGGTGCGGGCCGACCCGGAAGTGCGGACGGCACGGACAACGCGGACGACACAGGCGGTTCGGGCGGCACGGGCGGCACGGGCGGCACGGACAACGCGGGCCGCCCGGGAGGTGCGGGCGGCACGAACAGTGCAGGCGGCACGAGCGGCACGAGCGGCACGGGCCGTGCGAGCGGCACGGGCGGTGCGAGCGGCACGGGCGGTGCGAGCGGCACGGGCGGCGCGAGCGGTGCGGACGTTGTGACGCGTGCTCGCCTGCTCACGGCCTACGCGGCGGAGCTGGCCGGGACGGGCGACGCGTCCGCGCGGGCCGCCGCCGAGGAGGCCGTCGTGCTCGCCCGCCGCCTCGGCGACCCCGCGCTGCGGGCGTTGTCGCTGACGACGCTGGCGAGCGAGATCGTCCGCCCGCGCTCCGGCCTGGACGCGATCGCGAGCGAACTGGCCGATCTCGGCGTTGAACACGACCTGCCGGCCGTCCGCTGGTTCGGGACGTTCAGCCTCGCACGCGCCGCCGCCCTGGCCGGCGACCCGGACGGAACGTCCCGCCGCACCGCCGAGGCCGCCGACCTGGCCGCCCGGTACGCGATGCCGGAGGCGACCACCGCGACCGGCACCGCGCTGGCCGCGCTGGACGTGGCGGCGGGCCGGTTCGACGCCGCCGAACGCCGCTACGCCCGCGTCGCGGACGAGATGCGCCGCCAGGGCTCCCTGCACGCGGGCTTCGAACTCCTGGCCCGCGCATCGCTCGCCGTCGCCCGCGGCACGCTCCACGAACTGGCCGACGACAAAGACGAGATCTTCGCCGCCATAGGCCCGCTGTCAGCGAACATGCTGGCCGCCGCGCTGGCCGCCGCCGACCGCCCCGCCGAGGCCCGGACGATGCTCGCCGCCGCCCCGCCGATCGCCCCCGACTACCTCTTCACCTTCTTCACGACCTTCCGCGCGCTGGCCGTGATCACGCTGAACGACCGGGACGAAGCGAAAGCCCTCTACAAAGCACTGCTCC
- the pcrA gene encoding DNA helicase PcrA — protein MSKTEVHPLLDGLNPQQRAAVEHAGSPLLIVAGAGSGKTRVLTHRIAYLLAERDVHPGEILAITFTNKAAAEMKERVDALIGPRSRAMWVMTFHSACVRILRREAKRLGFPTSFSIYDQADATRLMALVCRELDLDPKRYPPKSFSAQVSNLKNELIDYETFKSRASTHMEQTLAEAYEMYQARLQQAGAMDFDDLIMMTVNLLQVFPEAAEYYRRRFRHVMVDEYQDTNHAQYELVRELTAPVEGLGAAELCVVGDADQSIYAFRGATIRNILEFERDYPDAKTILLEQNYRSTQTILSAANAVIERNADRKPKRLWSDQGEGARIVGYVADNEHDEAAHVAQEVDRLTDSGAARPGDVAVFYRTNAQSRVFEEIFIRVGMPYKVVGGVRFYERKEVRDLLAYLRVLANPEDTVSLRRILNVPKRGIGDRAEACVEAHASRERISFWQALRLPEDVPGMATRSINAVRGFVTLIDGLRELVPARTPAEIVDAVLTRSGYLEELANSKDPQDETRIENLRELESVAREFEDRNEERVEDGDATGRLVEFLEQVALVADADSIPGGAKTAPVPPGERPAESDQGVVTLMTLHTAKGLEFPVVFLTGMEDCVFPHLRAMSNPKELEEERRLAYVGITRARQRLYVSRASMRSSWGTPQVNPPSRFLAEIPTALVDWVRKEPSRPSALTAAAARGFASGPGNRAVPSLTPGDKVTHDAFGLGTVVAVDGEGDKAAASVDFGGEYGVKRLVLRFAPVEKL, from the coding sequence ATGTCGAAGACCGAAGTTCATCCCCTGCTGGACGGCCTCAACCCGCAGCAGCGCGCCGCCGTCGAGCACGCCGGATCACCGCTGCTCATCGTCGCGGGCGCCGGGTCGGGCAAGACGCGCGTGCTCACCCACCGCATCGCCTACCTGCTCGCCGAGCGCGACGTCCACCCCGGCGAGATCCTCGCGATCACCTTCACCAACAAGGCCGCGGCCGAGATGAAGGAGCGGGTGGACGCCCTGATCGGCCCCCGCTCGCGGGCGATGTGGGTCATGACGTTCCACTCGGCGTGCGTGCGGATCCTGCGCCGCGAGGCCAAGCGTCTCGGGTTCCCGACGAGCTTCTCGATCTACGACCAGGCGGACGCGACCCGGCTCATGGCCCTGGTCTGCCGCGAGCTGGACCTGGACCCCAAGCGGTACCCGCCGAAGTCGTTCAGCGCCCAGGTCTCGAACCTGAAGAACGAGCTGATCGACTACGAGACGTTCAAGTCCCGCGCGTCCACCCACATGGAGCAGACGCTCGCCGAGGCGTACGAGATGTACCAGGCGCGCCTCCAGCAGGCGGGCGCGATGGACTTCGACGACCTGATCATGATGACGGTCAACCTGCTCCAGGTGTTCCCCGAGGCCGCCGAGTACTACCGGCGCCGGTTCCGGCACGTCATGGTGGACGAGTACCAGGACACCAACCACGCGCAGTACGAACTCGTCCGCGAGCTGACCGCGCCGGTCGAGGGCCTCGGCGCGGCCGAACTGTGCGTCGTCGGCGACGCGGACCAGTCGATCTACGCGTTCCGGGGCGCGACGATCCGCAACATCCTGGAGTTCGAGCGCGACTACCCCGACGCGAAGACGATCCTGCTGGAGCAGAACTACCGCTCCACCCAGACGATCCTGTCGGCGGCGAACGCGGTCATCGAGCGCAACGCCGACCGCAAGCCCAAGCGGCTCTGGTCCGACCAGGGGGAAGGCGCCCGGATCGTCGGTTATGTCGCCGACAACGAGCACGACGAGGCCGCGCACGTCGCGCAGGAGGTCGACCGGCTGACCGACTCGGGCGCGGCGCGTCCGGGCGACGTCGCGGTGTTCTACCGGACGAACGCGCAGTCCCGTGTGTTCGAGGAGATCTTCATCCGGGTCGGGATGCCGTACAAGGTCGTCGGCGGCGTCCGGTTCTACGAGCGCAAGGAGGTCCGCGACCTGCTGGCCTACCTGCGCGTCCTCGCCAACCCCGAGGACACCGTCAGCCTGCGCCGCATCCTCAACGTCCCCAAGCGCGGCATCGGCGACCGCGCCGAGGCGTGCGTCGAGGCGCACGCGTCGCGCGAGCGGATCTCGTTCTGGCAGGCGCTGCGGCTCCCCGAGGACGTCCCCGGCATGGCGACGCGGTCGATCAACGCGGTGCGCGGGTTCGTCACGCTGATCGACGGGCTGCGCGAGCTGGTGCCCGCCCGGACGCCCGCCGAGATCGTGGACGCGGTGCTCACCCGGTCCGGCTACCTGGAAGAACTGGCGAACTCCAAGGACCCGCAGGACGAGACGCGCATCGAGAACCTGCGCGAACTCGAGTCGGTGGCCCGCGAGTTCGAGGATCGAAACGAGGAGCGCGTCGAGGACGGCGACGCGACCGGCCGGCTGGTCGAGTTCCTGGAGCAGGTCGCGCTGGTCGCCGACGCGGACTCGATCCCGGGCGGCGCGAAGACCGCGCCCGTCCCGCCGGGGGAGCGGCCCGCCGAGAGCGACCAGGGCGTCGTCACGCTGATGACGCTGCACACCGCGAAGGGCCTGGAGTTCCCGGTCGTCTTCCTCACGGGCATGGAGGACTGCGTCTTCCCGCACCTGCGCGCGATGAGCAACCCGAAGGAACTGGAAGAGGAACGCCGCCTCGCCTACGTCGGCATCACGCGCGCCCGCCAGCGCCTGTACGTGAGCCGGGCGTCGATGCGCAGCTCGTGGGGCACGCCGCAGGTGAACCCGCCGTCGCGGTTCCTCGCCGAGATCCCGACGGCGCTGGTGGACTGGGTGCGCAAGGAGCCGTCCCGCCCCTCGGCCCTGACGGCCGCCGCCGCGCGCGGCTTCGCCTCCGGCCCGGGCAACCGCGCCGTCCCGTCCCTGACCCCCGGCGACAAGGTCACCCACGACGCCTTCGGCCTCGGCACGGTCGTCGCGGTGGACGGCGAGGGCGACAAGGCCGCGGCCAGCGTCGACTTCGGCGGCGAGTACGGCGTGAAACGCCTGGTCCTGCGCTTCGCCCCGGTCGAGAAGCTCTGA
- a CDS encoding SRPBCC family protein, with the protein MTLTFETSAMSTAPAAEIFKHLAVAAAWNSWGRFPTKVHRTRAGDGTGNGVGAVRKVLLVRERVVTFDPPSHYGYVALAGLPLRNYRSDVYLEPRAGNTRIRWTAEFEPKVPGTGPVAQLVVDRMLTSFVRRLARHVEHCPANCPARDPEAI; encoded by the coding sequence ATGACGTTGACGTTCGAGACCTCCGCCATGTCCACCGCGCCCGCCGCCGAGATCTTCAAGCACCTGGCCGTCGCGGCGGCGTGGAACTCCTGGGGGCGGTTCCCGACGAAGGTGCACCGGACGCGCGCGGGCGACGGGACCGGCAACGGCGTCGGCGCGGTGCGCAAGGTGCTGCTGGTGCGCGAGCGGGTGGTGACGTTCGACCCGCCGTCCCACTACGGATATGTGGCGCTGGCGGGGCTTCCGCTGCGCAACTACCGGTCGGACGTGTACCTGGAGCCGCGCGCGGGCAACACGCGGATCCGCTGGACGGCGGAGTTCGAGCCGAAGGTGCCGGGGACGGGCCCGGTCGCGCAGCTCGTGGTGGACCGGATGCTGACGTCGTTCGTCCGGCGGCTCGCGCGGCACGTGGAGCACTGCCCGGCGAACTGCCCGGCGCGCGATCCCGAAGCAATTTGA
- a CDS encoding PIG-L deacetylase family protein: MANVLDDSEISRALVVMAHPDDVDFGAAGTVARWTARGIEVVYLLVTDGDAGGFDDDVPRERMAPMRRAEQEAAAAVAGVRDVRWLGYPDGRVEATLALRRDIARVIRQVRPDRVLTSSPDRDYTRISPSHPDHRAVGSATLDAVYPDARNPYAFPELLAEEKLEAWTAREVWLSAGPSADHHVDVTDEFDTKIKALRAHASQTEHMGDRLPEMVREWLTANAQRAGLPAGRLAEAFLVVPTA, translated from the coding sequence GTGGCGAACGTACTGGACGACTCCGAGATCAGCCGGGCCCTCGTGGTGATGGCCCACCCCGACGACGTGGACTTCGGCGCGGCCGGGACGGTCGCGCGGTGGACCGCGCGCGGCATCGAGGTCGTGTACCTGCTCGTGACCGACGGCGACGCGGGCGGCTTCGACGACGACGTGCCGCGCGAGCGGATGGCCCCGATGCGGCGGGCCGAGCAGGAGGCCGCGGCGGCGGTGGCGGGCGTGCGCGACGTCCGCTGGCTCGGCTACCCCGACGGACGGGTCGAGGCGACGCTCGCGCTGCGCCGCGACATCGCCCGCGTCATCCGCCAGGTGCGGCCGGACCGGGTGCTGACGTCCAGCCCCGACCGGGACTACACGCGCATTTCGCCCAGCCATCCCGACCACCGGGCGGTCGGCTCGGCGACGCTCGACGCCGTCTACCCCGACGCGCGCAACCCGTACGCGTTCCCCGAGCTGCTGGCCGAAGAGAAGCTGGAGGCGTGGACGGCCCGTGAGGTGTGGCTGAGCGCCGGCCCGTCCGCCGACCACCACGTGGACGTGACCGACGAGTTCGACACCAAGATCAAGGCGCTGCGGGCGCACGCGAGCCAGACCGAGCACATGGGCGACCGGCTGCCGGAGATGGTACGCGAATGGCTCACCGCGAACGCGCAGCGGGCCGGGCTGCCCGCCGGACGGCTCGCCGAAGCGTTCCTCGTGGTGCCGACGGCCTGA